CTACAGGCAATGCGGCTCCTGTTGCAAATGCAGGTGCAGATTATACTATTCCTAAGAGTACACCTTTTGCATTGACTGGTTCTGCTACAGATGCCAATGGAGATGCGCTTACTTATGACTGGGAACAATTTGATCTTCAAAACTCCACTACTGCTAACCCAACGGCAACCAAGACATCTGGTGTTAATTTCAGATCCTACTTACCAACAACTTCACCAACAAGATATTTCCCAAATATGACTACTGTTTTAGCAGGAAGTTTATTTACAGTTGGAACAGAATTGAACGTTGAATATCTTCCAAATGTAGCAAGAACCCTTAATTTCAGATTAACTGTAAGAGATAATAAAACTGGTGGAGGAGCAAATGCTTATGATGATATGAAAGTGACTGTTAATGCGGCGTCTGGCCCATTCAAAGTGACAGTTCCTAATACAGCTGTGACTTATGCTGGTGCCAGTACACAAACGGTAACTTGGGATGTAGCTTCTACTACCGCTGCTCCAGTCAATTGTGCTAATGTAGATATTTTGATTTCTACAGATGGCGGTACAACTTGGTCTGCTTTAGCAACATCTGTTCCTAATGATGGGTCAGAATCTGTAATCCTTCCGAATATAGATACAACAACTGCCAGAATTATGGTAAAAGCCAATGGTAACATTTTCTTTGATGTTTCTGATGCAAACTTTACGATTACTAAAACTGAATTAGCTGTTAATGATGTAAACAAAAAGTCAGTACAGGTTTACCCTAACCCGGTAAAAGATGTTCTGAATGTTTCTAACGTTTCTTCAACTTCATCTTACGAGATTTTCAATGCTGCTGGACAAGTGGTTTCCAGAGGAACTTTGGCTACAGGAAAAGTATTAGTAAACCAATTGACGAAAGGAGTTTACTTCATCAATATTGATGATAACGGAACGGTTGTTAAAACGAAATTCGTTAAACAATAATATAACTCAATCTTACTCAAATCAAAGCCACCTCAAAATATGAGGTGGCTTTTTATATTAATTAAAATCGAAATCTTACTACTTTTTGGTATAATACCCAAAATACAGACAACTACTTTGGAGATTTTTATAAGTCGCGGTTTGGCTGTAGTTAGCTTTCAACTGAGCAAACGCTGTTCTGTATTTATCATTCTTGGTTTTGTTGAACAGCAACTCTTTTTGCTTATACTTTTCATCATAGTTCGGATCGTTATATTCTATCTTCAGTGGATTGTTGGCAGCCCACTGGTAATATTTGCCTTGCTCGGCACTTGCCATCTGGAACAGGATTCTGGCTTGGTTCTCTTTATCCTTTGACAAGTCCAATGCTTTTTTGTAGTAATTGATAGCGAGGTCAAAGTTGTCCGCTTCTACATAACTTCTGCGGGAGAAGTTTTTGTAATAGAGGTAAAATGGCGATTGCAACTCGTTCCCAAACTCAAACTTAGGACCATTATAATTATCGACATCCATCACAAACAACTCACGGAAGTAACCGAGAACCGAAGTGTTGTAAAGCAGATTTCCCAACAACTGATTCGCTAGTCTGGCTTTGTCGTCATTCCCTTTTCCTATATTTTCCAATTGGATTACAGCGTCTGCCAGTTCTACTTTGTTCATTTTGTTTTTAATGAATGGGAAGTTGGAAAGACCTTCCGTCTTCATAGATTCTTCTGGCTTACTCTGGAAACTCTCCCAAACATTATACCCGAAAACGAGACTGGAGATATTATTGAAGCCATTATAAACGCCATTCTCAAAGGTCATCGGTTTCTGGACATAGCTTGTGCCATCTTTGCTCCATTCGTACACTAGTCTTGGAATACCTTTGAAGTTTTTGGCTTTCTGGTAATATTCCTGCGCTTTTTTGAAATCCGCCAATCGCATCGCTCGGTCACCATAGATCACATTGAAGAAAGACTGGGGATCGGCAACATCTTCCATTTTCTTCACGAGGTAATTTTCCAATGCGGTTTTGTTGGACTTTTTATAGAAAGCTTCTACCTTTCTTACCAAATCTGAGTTCGGGTTGTACTGAAGGTCCGAAAGGCTGTTATTCATCAGAAAAGATTTGGCATCTTGCTTTTCTATGAAGTAGCGATTGGCAAGGATATCCAGTACAAAATCTTTGGTAGCAGGCATCGTTTCCCAGTTTCTATTTTGAGCTTTTTCCTCAAAAACTGTGGCATATTTTTTCATGATCAGATTTTCAAATGCCGGTGTGATGGTCGGCTGAGAAACAATCTCATTCAGCATTTTGAATTTCTCTATTTCTGCCAGATACTGTTTATCTGTGGTTTTGATTTGAGACAGGATGGTTTGACTTCCTTTGTAATCGGTATTCAGGAATTTGATATAGGCTTCGCAGATTTGCCAGAATTCATCATTGCCTTGTTTATTTTTTGCTGATATAATTGTTGTTTCCAATTCCTTAGCAAAGTCTTTGCTTTCGTCTGCATAATTGTCCGGAGCATAGACTGGCAATCTTTTATTTCGGAAATGCTCGCATTGATCATCATTGCAATAAGGATTCACTACCAAATAATTCCTCTCCAGCTGATTGATTGCACGCACAGTAAGGACTTTCAGAATGTCAGACTCCGTATTGTTCGCAATCATCTTATTCATAATCGGAACCGGATTGTTGAAAGCGCTGTATGCCAATAGGAAGTACGCCATATTCTTGTCTTCCGGTGTTTTGGTCTGTGCTAAGATTTTGTTGAAGTCTTTATCTGTCGCCAAAAACATAGAGTTGTAGGCGCTTTCTTTCTTATTCTTGGTATTCTTGAACACTTGGAAGAAATCCCAGTTAGCTTTGTCCAATTGGTTCAGCCCGCGTTCTGCACCTGCTTTTTGGTCGAGTGCATAATAGTACATATGATTTTTCAGCTTCAGCGGTTCCACGTAAGTCTGGAAAGAATCTATTGCTGTTTTATATTTTCTGGAGTAATGATTGAAGCGCACAATCTGGTATGCATATCTCAGTTTGATTTCCGGATTGGTAGCCGCTTTGTAAAGTGAAATTAAGGCTACGTTTGTTTTAGCGTAATTCAGTTGAGTTGCATTTTTGTCTTTCGGGTCGCTTGTCCGGTAAGAATAGGAATCGGGATTCTCAACATAATTGATGCGCATGTAAGGTTCCATATACTTCGCCTGAATCAGATAATCCATCGCTTCCTGATATTTGCTATAAAAACCTTTTCCCAGTTTCTGGAAGAGCTGATGCGTGAGTTGTCCTTTCTTAAGGTTATTCAGATGTTTGATGTCTACCTTTGTGATAAGGGCATTGGTTTCGTCATACGTCAATTTGTTGTCAAAATATTTAACCCAGGATTCTATATTCTCATCCGGAACATTTTTGTCAAGCTTGCCATCATAGTCGTAACCATAAAAGTGACTGCTGTAGGTTAGAAGAAAAGGTTCGTAAGTTTTGTTGTGAATGATTTCCTGCGCAAAGATATTGAAGTAATCATAATCTGGATCATACCAGCCACAAGCATTATAACTCTGGTTGAATCCTAAAAAGAGGGCAGCGGTAATTATTATTTTTTTCATTGGAAAAGGGTGTTGTAGTTTTTGGTGAATCGCTCATCTAAGTGATAGTAGATAATATGGAATGGATAGTCTAGTTTTCCATCTATAAAATTAAGACTTTCTATAATGTCTTTTTCGGCAATCTCCTCGATTTTAATTTTGAAGCCTTTGTTAAGATAGAGTCCGAAATAGAAATCGTCTTTCAGAACTTCGAAGTTATTTTTATTGATCATTTTGAAGTTTTTATTTTGCATCAATTCTTCTGCCGTTAATGCATTGATCAGTTTTTTCTTTCCGAGATGATTGGTAACGATTCCCCAGGAATAGATAGGCAAGGCGATATCCAGTTTTATAGGATAATCTTCCAGATTTCGCAGATAGGACTTCAAAGTCCGGACATCCAGAATTGAATTTTGTTCTTGATTTTCCAAAGGCGAAGACGTGGCGTAACACATCAGGTACATTTTATCAACCGGCGGAATTCCGGTTTGCAATTTATCTTTCACCTGATGAAGCCGAAGCGTGCAGGTGATATTTTTCTTCGAAATTTGTTTCAGTGCTTGCAGAAATTTGAAATAATCATTTTTTGTAGAAGCGGTCCAATCACTATCGATTTGGATTTCGTTTTCAAGATTAAGCTTATGATTTGAATGTATTTTATTAATACGCTCATTAATCTTAACAGCCAAAAACTGAATATCGTTTGGTTTGATATTGAACCAAGTCTCATTCGTGATGAAAATAACGGGAACGATTTTTTTGTCAGTCGAAATTTCTTTGTTGATATTAATAATCCCAACTTCTAAAAATTGGTCATTCTGTTTAACAACATCAAAGAATCTTGTGTAGAGATTCCCCACTTTACTTTTATTGAGTGTTTGCTGTTCGTTTTTGTTGAGATTAAAAGTCGATCGCCAATAGTAGAAACCATAATCGTGATTGTTGTTGGTTTTGGTGCAATTGGTCAGAAGCAAAATACAAATCAAACACTGCAAAATACTTTTCATAGAAACTGATAATTAAGAAGTCTAATATTAATAATTAAAATGAAAGATTGAAAGTAAAAACCAGAAAATAAATTCCATTTTACAATCCACCTTAATGTCTAACTTTGAAAATAAAAAATGAACAATAAAAATCTATTTGAAAAATTCTCCAATTGGGCTACTAATTTCACAGGCAGTTCATACGCATTTATTGGAGCTGTTTTGATTGTGTTGCTGTGGGCAGTAAGTGGTCCAGTTTTCAATTATTCAGAAACTTGGCAGCTGGTAATCAATACCGGAACTACGATTATTACATTTCTGATGGTTTTCTTAATCCAAAAAGCTCAGAACAAAGATGGTAAAGCCATCCAATTAAAACTGAATGAACTCATCGCAGCGAGCAAACAAGCCAGCAACAGGATGGTAGATATAGAAGATCTGACGGAAAAAGAGTTGGATCAGCTACACGCTTATTTTGTGAAAATTGCAGAGCTGTCCAAGCAAAGAGAGAATATTCATAAATGTTATTCTATAGATGCTGCGGAGAAAAAACACCATAGCAAATATAACAATGCAAGTCAGGAATTGTAAATCTGACATTTTAACCTCAGTCTAAAAGTGAATTTTTCACCAAAATCTCGTAACTCACAAAAAATCAAATAATTTCTGAATATTTATTTGTCAATATAAAAAATATTCATAAATTTGCACACTCATTTTAGGGAAGGAGTATGCCTATTTCAGACATAGAATATTACGAAACCCACTAAAATGCTAAGTTTAAATATAATAGATATATATAAATAATGTCAGGTATTATTGGTAAAAAAATCGGTATGACATCTTTGTTTAGCGAAGAAGGGAAAAACATTCCTTGTACAGTTATTCAAGCAGGTCCATGCTCGGTTTTACAGGTCAGAACCGAAGAGGTTGACGGGTATGTTGCCGTACAACTAGGTTTCGATGACAAGAGTGAGAAGAACGTTGGTAAAGCGTTAGCTGGTCATTTCAAAAAGGCTGGTTCAGCTCCTAAAGCTAAGTTGGTAGAATTCAGAAATGCATTCGAACACGAAGTTAAAACAGGAGATTTAGTAGAAGTTAACATGTTTGCAGAAGGTGAATACGTGGATGTAACAGGAACTTCTAAAGGTAAAGGTTTCCAAGGTGTTGTTAAAAGACACGGCTTTGGAGGTGTAATGCAAGCAACTCACGGACAGCACAACAGACTTAGAGCTCCAGGTTCTATCGGTGCTGGATCGGATCCTTCGAGAGTATTCAAAGGGATGAGAATGGCTGGTAGAATGGGAGGTAAGCAGGTAACTGTTCAAAACCTTCAAGTGTTAAAAGTAGATGAAGAGCAAAATCTTTTAGTAGTAAAAGGTGCTGTTCCGGGAGCTAAAAATTCTTATGTAATTATCAAGAAATGGAACTAGTAGTATTAAATACATCAGGAAAAGAAACCGGAAGAAAAGTAACTCTTGACGAAACAGTTTTCGGAATTGAGCCAAATCAGCACGCGGTTTACTTAGAGGTTAAGCAATATCTTGCTGCGCAGCGTCAAGGTACTCATAAATCAAAAGAAAGAAGCGAAATTACTGCTTCTACAAGAAAGCTTAAAAAGCAAAAAGGTTCAGGATCTGCGAGATATGGTGATATCAAGTCGCCAACTTTCAAAGGTGGAGGTAGAGTTTTTGGTCCAAAGCCAAGAGACTACAGATTCAAATTGAACAAAGCGCTTAAGAGATTGGCTAAAAAATCTGTTTTGTCTCAAAAATTGAGAGATAACAGTATCAAAGTTTTAGAGAATTTGAGTTTTGATGCTCCTAAGACTAAAGAATTCATCACATTGTTGGATGCTTTGACTCTTACAGGTAAGAAATCATTATTCGTACTTCCTGAGGCTAACAAGAATGTATATTTGTCTTCAAGAAACTTGCCTAAAACAAGAGTGTTGAATTATAACGAGATTTCTTCTTATGATTTGATCAACGCAGGTGAGATTATCTTCTTAGAAGGTGCAGTAGAAAAATTTCAGGACAACTTAAAGAAATAAATCAATGTCACTAATTATTAAACCAATTATTTCAGAAAAAGCAAACTATCTTACAGATTTAAGAGGTGCTTATTCTTTCTTGGTTGCTCCAAAAGCAAACAAGATCCAAATTAAAGGTGCTGTAGAAGCAGCTTACGGTGTAAAAGTAGCGGACGTTAGAACGATGATTTATGCGCCTAAAGTTTCTGCTAAACATACAAAAAAAGGACTTCAAGTTGGAAAGACCAATAAATTGAAAAAAGCTGTGGTAACACTAGCTGCTGGAGAAGTTATTGATATTTTCGCAACAAATTAATTAATTATAAATAATAGTAATGTCTGTTAGAAAATTAAAACCTATCACCCCGGGACAGAGATTCAGAGTTGTTAATAACTTTGAGGAAATTACTACCAACAAACCAGAGAAATCTCTAACAGTTGGTATTAAAAAGTCAGGTGGACGTAACCAAACTGGTAAAATGACCATGCGTTACACCGGCGGTGGACACAAAAAGAAATACAGAATTATCGACTTCAAAAGAAACAAATTCGATGTTGAAGCTACGGTAAAAACTGTAGAGTACGATCCAAATAGAACTGCTTTTATCGCTTTGGTAGAGTATGCAGACGGAGAGAAAAGATATATCATCGCTCCAAACGGGATCAAAGTTGATCAGAAAATTGTTTCTGGAGAAAATGTAGAGCCAAATGTAGGTAATGCAATGAAATTGAAAAATATTCCATTGGGTACTGTAATCTCTTGTATCGAATTGAAGCCTGGTCAAGGTGCAATCTTAGCAAGAAGTGCTGGTTCTTCAGCTCAATTAACTTCTAGAGATGGAAAATATGCAATCGTTAAGTTACCTTCTGGTGAATCTAGAATGATTCTTACAGAATGTATCGCAATGGTTGGCTCTGTTTCTAACTCAGATCATCAGTTAACTGTATCAGGTAAGGCTGGTAGAAGCAGATGGTTAGGTAGAAGACCAAGAACAAGACCAGTAGTAATGAACCCAGTTGATCACCCAATGGGAGGTGGTGAAGGACGTTCTTCTGGAGGTCACCCAAGATCTAGAAACGGTATGCCGGCTAAAGGTTACAAAACTAGAAAGAAAAACAAAGTGTCTAACCGTTACATCGTATCTAAAAGAAAATAATTATGGCAAGATCACTTAAAAAAGGACCATTCATTCATCATACTTTAGATAAGAAGGTTCAGGCAAATGTAGAGTCTGGTAAGAAGACTGTAATCAAAACTTGGTCTAGAGCATCTATGATTTCTCCAGACTTTGTAGGTCAAACTATCGCTGTACACAACGGGAAATCTTTTATCCCGGTTTACGTTACAGAAAACATGGTTGGACACAAATTAGGCGAATTTTCTCCGACAAGATCTTTCAGAGGTCACGGTGGTAACAAAAATAAAGGCGGTAGATAATCATGGGATCAAGAAAAAGAGAAAGTGCATTAGCACGTAAAATAGCAAACCAAGATGTAGCAAAAGCGTTACACAACGATTGCCCATCTTCTCCAAGAAAAATGAGATTAGTTGCTGATATCATTAGAGGAGTAGAGGTAGAAAAAGCTTTATCTATTCTTAAATATTCTAAGAAAGACGCTTCTAATAAATTAGAAAAAGTATTGCTTTCTGCTATCGCAAACTGGCAGTCTAAAAACGAAGGTGCTGATATCGAAGAGGCTAACCTAATCGTTAAAGAAATATTTGTAGACAGTGCAAGACAATTGAAGAGACTAAGACCAGCACCACAAGGTAGAGGTTACAGAATCAGAAAAAGATCAAACCACATTACATTAATCTTAGGTACTAAAAATTAATTCAAGGTATGGGACAGAAGACAAATCCAATTGGTAACAGATTAGGTATCATCAGAGGATGGGATTCTAACTGGTTTGGCGGAAACGATTATGGAGACAGAATCGCGGAAGACTACAAAATCAGAAGATACCTTGAAGCAAGATTATCTAAGGGAGGTATCTCAAAAATTTATATTGAGAGAACACTTAAATTAGTAACAGTTACAATCACTACAGCAAGACCAGGTTTGATCATCGGTAAAGGTGGACAAGAGGTTGATAAATTGAAAGAAGAATTGAAGAAACTTACAGGTAAGGATATTCAAATCAATATTTTCGAAATCAAAAGACCTGAGTTAGATGCAGTTTTAGTTGCTGATAGCATTGCTAAACAAATTGAAAACCGTATCTCTTACAGAAGAGCTGTGAAAATGGCTATCGCTTCTACAATGAGAATGGGTGCAGAAGGAATCAAAGTTCAAATCTCTGGAAGATTGAACGGCGCTGAAATGGCACGTTCTGAAAACTTCAAAGAAGGAAGAATTCCTTTATCTACTTTCCGTGCAGATATCGATTATCACATCGGTGAAGCATTGACTCAATACGGTAAGTTGGGTGTTAAAGTTTGGATTATGAAAGGAGAGGTTTACGGTAAAAGAGACCTTACTCCACTTGTAGGACAACAGAAAAAAGCACCTGCTGGCGGTAGAAACGAGAGAAACGACAGAGGAGAAAGAGGAGACAGAAAACCAAGAAGAAATAATTAATAAAATTTTAGAGGATAGTTTTTAAATGACCGTTACTTTTTTAAAATCTAAATTCTAAAATCTAAAATTTAAGAAATTATGTTACAACCAAAAAGAACCAAATTCCGTAGAGTTCATAAGATGAAAATGAAGGGGATTGCTCAAAGAGGTAATCAACTTGCATACGGAACATTCGGAATCAAAGCGACTGAGGGAGCTTGGGTTACTGCAAGACAAATTGAAGCAGCTCGTATTGCTGCTACAAGATATATGAAAAGAGAAGGTCAACTATGGATCAAAATTTTCCCAGACAAACCTATTACCAAAAAACCAGCGGAAGTACGTATGGGTAAAGGTAAAGGAGCTGTAGAATATTGGGTAGCTGTAGTAAAACCTGGTAAAATAATGTTCGAACTTGGTGGTGTACCTTACGAAGTTGCAAAAGAAGCTCTTAGGCTTGCTGCTCAGAAGTTACCAATCGTTACTAAGTTCGTAGTTGCAAACGATTTCGTTAAACCTCAATAATCTCTATTAAAATGAAAAAAGCTGACATCAAGAATTTAAGCGTAGAGGATATCAACGTACAATTGGCTGAAGCTAAAGCTAACTATTCAAAATTGAAATTAGCTCACAGAATTAGCCCAGTTGAAAATCCAATTCAGATCAGAGATTTGAGAAAAACGATTGCAAGACTTAACACAGAGTTAACTAACAAACAATAATTCCTTTTTACAATGGACAGAAATTTAAGAAAAGAACGTATTGGAATAGTTTCCAGCAATAAAATGGAAAAAACTATTGTTGTTAGTGAAACTACCAGAGTAAAACATCCAATGTACGGTAAATTCGTTTTGAAAACGAAAAAATATACTGCACACGATGAGAACAATGAGTGCACAGAAGGAGATACAGTTTTAATCACTGAAACTAGACCTTTGAGCAAGAGCAAAAGATGGAGATTAGTAAGAATCATAGAAAAAGCTAAATAATGTTACAAACCGAATCAAGACTAAAAGTTGCTGATAATACAGGTGCAAAAGAAGTACTAGTGATCAGAGTTCTAGGTGGTACTAGAAGAAGATATGCTTCAGTTGGTGATAAAATCGTTGTAACTATCAAAGATTCTACACCATCAGGTAATGCAAAAAAAGGACAAGTTTCTAAAGCAGTTGTAGTAAGAACTAAAAAGGCAGTTAGAAGAAAAGATGGATCTTACATCAAATTCGAAGACAATGCTTGCGTACTTCTAAACGCTGCTGGTGAAATGAGAGGAACTCGTGTTTTCGGACCAGTTGCTCGTGAGTTGAGAGATAAAGAATATATGAAAGTAATTTCATTAGCTCCTGAAGTACTTTAATTTTAAAATTTTAAGAAAATGACAAAAGTTAAAATAAAAAGAGGAGACAATGTACTAGTTACTACTGGAAAAAATAAAGGTAGTAAAGGTGAAGTTCTTGAAGTAATCAAAAAAGAAGGTAAAGATCCAAGAGTAGTAGTTGCTGGTGTAAACATCGTGAAAAAACACGTTAAGCCATCTGCTTCTAACCCTCAAGGTGGAATTGTAGAAAAAGAAGCTTCTTTACATATCTCAAACGTAGCACTAGTTGACAAAAACGGTAAAGCTACTAAAGCAGGTTACAAAGTAGACGGAGATAAAAAAGTAAGAGTAGCTAAAACTACCGGTGAAACTTTATAATTAAATTACGATGGAATATATAGTAAGACCAAAACAACAATATAAAGAGAAAATTGTTCCTGCAATGATGGAAGAATTTGGGTACAAATCTGTTATGCAGGTTCCTAAATTGGAGAAAATCGTTGTAAGCCAAGGACTTGGTGCAGCTGTTCAAGATAAAAAAATCGTGGACTATGCTGTAGAAGAATTGACTGCTATCACTGGACAAAAAGCAGTAGGTACTCTATCTAAAAAAGATGAGGCTGCTTTCAAACTAAGAAAAGGTATGCCAATCGGAGCTAGAGTAACTCTAAGAGCTGATAAAATGTATGAATTCTTAGATAGATTAACTTCTTCTGCACTTCCAAGAATTAGAGATTTTTCTGGAATCAAAGCTGAAGGATTTGACGGAAGAGGTAATTACAACTTAGGTATTACTGAGCAGATTATCTTCCCAGAGATCGTGATTGACAAAGTGAAAAAAATCCAAGGGATGGACATCACTTTCGTAACAACTGCGAAAACTGATAAAGAAGCAAAATCATTATTAACTCACTTCGGTTTACCTTTCAAAAAGAACTAAGAGATGGCTAAAGAATCAATGAAAGCGCGTGAGCGCAAAAGAGAAGCTACTGTAGCTAAATATGCTGAAAAAAGAAAAGCTTTGAAAGAAGCTGGAGATTATGATGCATTACAGAAATTGCCTAAAAATGCT
The genomic region above belongs to Epilithonimonas zeae and contains:
- a CDS encoding low affinity iron permease family protein, whose protein sequence is MNNKNLFEKFSNWATNFTGSSYAFIGAVLIVLLWAVSGPVFNYSETWQLVINTGTTIITFLMVFLIQKAQNKDGKAIQLKLNELIAASKQASNRMVDIEDLTEKELDQLHAYFVKIAELSKQRENIHKCYSIDAAEKKHHSKYNNASQEL
- the rplC gene encoding 50S ribosomal protein L3, yielding MSGIIGKKIGMTSLFSEEGKNIPCTVIQAGPCSVLQVRTEEVDGYVAVQLGFDDKSEKNVGKALAGHFKKAGSAPKAKLVEFRNAFEHEVKTGDLVEVNMFAEGEYVDVTGTSKGKGFQGVVKRHGFGGVMQATHGQHNRLRAPGSIGAGSDPSRVFKGMRMAGRMGGKQVTVQNLQVLKVDEEQNLLVVKGAVPGAKNSYVIIKKWN
- the rplD gene encoding 50S ribosomal protein L4, whose amino-acid sequence is MELVVLNTSGKETGRKVTLDETVFGIEPNQHAVYLEVKQYLAAQRQGTHKSKERSEITASTRKLKKQKGSGSARYGDIKSPTFKGGGRVFGPKPRDYRFKLNKALKRLAKKSVLSQKLRDNSIKVLENLSFDAPKTKEFITLLDALTLTGKKSLFVLPEANKNVYLSSRNLPKTRVLNYNEISSYDLINAGEIIFLEGAVEKFQDNLKK
- the rplW gene encoding 50S ribosomal protein L23, with the translated sequence MSLIIKPIISEKANYLTDLRGAYSFLVAPKANKIQIKGAVEAAYGVKVADVRTMIYAPKVSAKHTKKGLQVGKTNKLKKAVVTLAAGEVIDIFATN
- the rplB gene encoding 50S ribosomal protein L2 produces the protein MSVRKLKPITPGQRFRVVNNFEEITTNKPEKSLTVGIKKSGGRNQTGKMTMRYTGGGHKKKYRIIDFKRNKFDVEATVKTVEYDPNRTAFIALVEYADGEKRYIIAPNGIKVDQKIVSGENVEPNVGNAMKLKNIPLGTVISCIELKPGQGAILARSAGSSAQLTSRDGKYAIVKLPSGESRMILTECIAMVGSVSNSDHQLTVSGKAGRSRWLGRRPRTRPVVMNPVDHPMGGGEGRSSGGHPRSRNGMPAKGYKTRKKNKVSNRYIVSKRK
- the rpsS gene encoding 30S ribosomal protein S19; this translates as MARSLKKGPFIHHTLDKKVQANVESGKKTVIKTWSRASMISPDFVGQTIAVHNGKSFIPVYVTENMVGHKLGEFSPTRSFRGHGGNKNKGGR
- the rplV gene encoding 50S ribosomal protein L22; translation: MGSRKRESALARKIANQDVAKALHNDCPSSPRKMRLVADIIRGVEVEKALSILKYSKKDASNKLEKVLLSAIANWQSKNEGADIEEANLIVKEIFVDSARQLKRLRPAPQGRGYRIRKRSNHITLILGTKN
- the rpsC gene encoding 30S ribosomal protein S3, translating into MGQKTNPIGNRLGIIRGWDSNWFGGNDYGDRIAEDYKIRRYLEARLSKGGISKIYIERTLKLVTVTITTARPGLIIGKGGQEVDKLKEELKKLTGKDIQINIFEIKRPELDAVLVADSIAKQIENRISYRRAVKMAIASTMRMGAEGIKVQISGRLNGAEMARSENFKEGRIPLSTFRADIDYHIGEALTQYGKLGVKVWIMKGEVYGKRDLTPLVGQQKKAPAGGRNERNDRGERGDRKPRRNN
- the rplP gene encoding 50S ribosomal protein L16; the encoded protein is MLQPKRTKFRRVHKMKMKGIAQRGNQLAYGTFGIKATEGAWVTARQIEAARIAATRYMKREGQLWIKIFPDKPITKKPAEVRMGKGKGAVEYWVAVVKPGKIMFELGGVPYEVAKEALRLAAQKLPIVTKFVVANDFVKPQ
- the rpmC gene encoding 50S ribosomal protein L29 → MKKADIKNLSVEDINVQLAEAKANYSKLKLAHRISPVENPIQIRDLRKTIARLNTELTNKQ
- the rpsQ gene encoding 30S ribosomal protein S17 codes for the protein MDRNLRKERIGIVSSNKMEKTIVVSETTRVKHPMYGKFVLKTKKYTAHDENNECTEGDTVLITETRPLSKSKRWRLVRIIEKAK
- the rplN gene encoding 50S ribosomal protein L14, with amino-acid sequence MLQTESRLKVADNTGAKEVLVIRVLGGTRRRYASVGDKIVVTIKDSTPSGNAKKGQVSKAVVVRTKKAVRRKDGSYIKFEDNACVLLNAAGEMRGTRVFGPVARELRDKEYMKVISLAPEVL
- the rplX gene encoding 50S ribosomal protein L24, with the translated sequence MTKVKIKRGDNVLVTTGKNKGSKGEVLEVIKKEGKDPRVVVAGVNIVKKHVKPSASNPQGGIVEKEASLHISNVALVDKNGKATKAGYKVDGDKKVRVAKTTGETL
- the rplE gene encoding 50S ribosomal protein L5 — its product is MEYIVRPKQQYKEKIVPAMMEEFGYKSVMQVPKLEKIVVSQGLGAAVQDKKIVDYAVEELTAITGQKAVGTLSKKDEAAFKLRKGMPIGARVTLRADKMYEFLDRLTSSALPRIRDFSGIKAEGFDGRGNYNLGITEQIIFPEIVIDKVKKIQGMDITFVTTAKTDKEAKSLLTHFGLPFKKN